The Lepeophtheirus salmonis chromosome 3, UVic_Lsal_1.4, whole genome shotgun sequence genomic interval AGGAGATGCATATTCCTCAATTTCTCTCAGCCATTCTGGACACGAATCAAAAGTTGGCTGATTGGAAACATCAAAGACTAGAATGAGAGCATGAgcagatctaaaaaaaaaaacacaataagaATCATGAAACATCCTGGAAGCCATCGCTAGGAATTTGCATAGTAAATTGATGAATGTAGCATCATAAGTTACAATATGAAATCATCCTTGTGCTATTAAAGCGTGCAATGGGCCGTTTTCTCAAACAACTTCCGATGGGATTTACCTATAGTAACTTTGTGTAATACTTCTGAACCGTTCCTGTCCAGCCGTGTCCCATATTTGGAGCTGtggaaataataagaattgGATGAGGAATGGCTAATTAAACATCCCACACAAATTACCTTTATCTTTTCCCCTTGGATCTCCAGCGTTTTGATCATAAAGTCTACACCGATGGTGGCCCCTTGTCCCGGAGGAAACATTCCTTGTGTGAACTGCCGTACGAGACATGTTTTGCCAACTCCAGCATTACCAACAAGAACAACTTTGAATAAATACTTGTAGTCTTCCATTCTATTGTAGTTTTTGCCTTTTCATACCTACAAAAAGAGTATTGTTATGCAAGAGAAcactttttagtttttctctgcttccatttgattttactttttactttttagatattaaattattcctGTTAgtgtttttctctttatttct includes:
- the Rab30 gene encoding ras-related protein Rab-30 isoform X1; the encoded protein is MEDYKYLFKVVLVGNAGVGKTCLVRQFTQGMFPPGQGATIGVDFMIKTLEIQGEKIKLQIWDTAGQERFRSITQSYYRSAHALILVFDVSNQPTFDSCPEWLREIEEYASPKVLKVLVGNKTDRDDREIPEEIGEDFAQRYSMYYLETSAKSCDNVERLFVEIAQELLQGYFFQQAKSKELPSYSNSAQQILQPGSSSEVNKKCCQRL
- the Rab30 gene encoding ras-related protein Rab-30 isoform X2; protein product: MEDYKYLFKVVLVGNAGVGKTCLVRQFTQGMFPPGQGATIGVDFMIKTLEIQGEKIKLQIWDTAGQERFRSITQSYYRSAHALILVFDVSNQPTFDSCPEWLREIEEYASPKVLKVLVGNKTDRDDREIPEEIGEDFAQRYSMYYLETSAKSCDNVERLFVEIAQELLQQAKSKELPSYSNSAQQILQPGSSSEVNKKCCQRL